Proteins encoded in a region of the Fusarium falciforme chromosome 6, complete sequence genome:
- a CDS encoding SEC7 domain-containing protein encodes MNRDEQQPVTMESPRPSGVSSFEHRTLPPRMQYRSRPVSVAVDPVSLVISECISITSAIQKHARSPHSSVSAILGGSPNPVHLGPPSPSPRGRSKSPAARLSDDASHDGLTNRWGLRGQRGKSMQDNPMITGFGKLRHELAGVKDIRSFDAPAILAPFLHVIQAKGTAAPITILALGALRKFLAYGFICPESPRFALAMQSLSAAVTHCQFDISDSGQVEVVLLMILNLMEDMMSGPGGDILSDESVCDMMGRGLAICSQPRFSPVLRRTAEASMVRMCQIIFEDIKHLEFEAGEDADALEQQVDDDLDSVRMEAPAPEAEGLSAEPTSLGLSGTATPDPERSSRETASNSETPQATASEPTEETESVDLRPYSLPSVRELFRVLVNFLDPQERQHTDNMRVMALRIIHVALEVSGPFISRHPALAVIAEDRLCCYLFQLVRSDNMAILQESLTVAGTLLATCRGVLKLQQELFLSYLVTCLHPKIEIPREPGIEPSLYSGIPLNPKPNSGRSTPVPVGERQKLGLEGGARKPDARQAMVESLGVLSRMPTFMAELFINYDCDVDRADLCEDMIGLLSRNALPDSATWSTTSVPPLCLDALLRYIQFIAERLVDDPVTDGYPDPATLREQRRRKKIIIKGAGKFNEKPKAGLGYLEAQGIIENASDPVAVAKFLKGTSRINKKVLGDFLSKRGNEAILEAFLDSFDFSGKRVDEALRQFLESFRLPGEAPLISTIVESFSDKYCSNDTTEEVADKDAVYILTYAIILLNTDQHNPNLDAKKRMTLEDFSKNLRGTNNGKNFAPEYLEVIYESIKSNEIILPDEHDNKHAFDYAWRELLLKTESTGSLIICDTNIYDADMFATTWKPIVSTLSYVFMSATDDAVFARIVTGFDECARIATKYRNTEALDQIVYVLSHMSTLATESPFNTSLNTEVQAGDGSVMVSELAVKLGRDFRAQLATLVLFRVVTDSEELIRKSWKYIIRIWLNLFTNSLIPSFSPSSLTAMPLPPIPLQTPSQVIDRVARNAETGFFSAFTSYISSYAADDPPEPSDEELESTLCTIDCIKSCKMNAVFDNLAKLDASVAKAVVEALIDQLPEDSTTTVISVKHESMPGSPTNGHVPPSGHLRYDPSVTYLLEFCTLLATRDEESIEDMGKVVFDTLQGVLRDSGEYHAITVSRAAFYALKLLKTGYDHDFVNVPFLLHTISSLPQDALGKNSDLVLQGLALCIDESGPLRREMMTSPDFWAILRALAKRPEAAALVFEILEKGTTGTPPAIMADNYEAAISLLNDFASAASPKHPVIQTRSPRPQRSNPPKQDKKRQAEAVARGSKAVNMLYNMTDRIPHLMQQSQLESSEAWSAYWLPIFQALTTQCANPCRDVRQLAFSALQRSLLSPELTCSDPKEWTAIFGKVLFPLIIQLLKPEVFSSDRDGMSEMRVQSASLLCKVFLQYLVLLSEWDGMLDLWIKIIEIMDRLMNSGQGDSLEEAVRENLKNVLLFMASSGYLVSPNKDSSKEELWSETWKRIDRFLPDLRGDLALDEPAVEEKAERKSAEKKEEHQEQAEEGSDKVEEKGEEAEEAEKKEEKKGEASEEQ; translated from the exons ATGAATCGCGATGAACAGCAACCCGTAACGATGGAGAGCCCTCGGCCCTCTGGGGTTTCCAGCTTTGAGCACCGCACCCTCCCTCCTCGGATGCAATACCGAAGCCGACCCGTCTCTGTCGCAGTCGACCCTGTGTCGTTGGTTATTTCAGAATGCATCTCGATAACTTCCGCCATCCAGAAGCATGCGCGATCACCGCACTCGTCCGTGTCCGCCATTCTTGGAGGAAGCCCCAACCCCGTTCATCTTGGGCCTCCTAGCCCGTCTCCGCGCGGGAGGAGTAAGAGCCCCGCGGCGAGGCTCAGCGACGATGCGTCCCATGATGGCCTCACCAATCGTTGGGGACTGCGCGGCCAGAGAGGCAAGAGCATGCAGGACAACCCCATGATCACTGGCTTTGGAAAGTTGAGGCATGAGCTCGCTGGTGTCAAAG ATATCCGGTCATTTGATGCTCCTGCAATCCTTGCACCGTTCCTGCACGTCATCCAAGCCAAAGGCACCGCCGCCCCCATTACGATTCTGGCCCTCGGCGCACTGAGGAAGTTTCTGGCATATGGCTTCATCTGCCCAGAGTCGCCCCGATTTGCCCTCGCGATGCAGTCCCTCTCAGCCGCCGTTACACACTGCCAATTCGATATTAGCGACTCGGGACAGGTCGAGGTGGTACTTCTTATGATTCTAAACCTTATGGAGGACATGATGTCAGGCCCTGGCGGAGATATCTTGAGCGATGAGAGCGTCTGCGACATGATGGGCCGTGGCCTCGCCATCTGCTCCCAACCACGATTTTCTCCCGTGTTGCGCAGAACCGCTGAGGCGTCCATGGTTAGGATGTGTCAAATCATATTCGAGGACATCAAGCACCTCGAGTTTGAGGCTGGCGAGGACGCCGATGCGTTGGAGCAGCAAGTGGACGACGACCTCGATAGCGTCAGAATGGAGGCCCCTGCCCCTGAGGCCGAAGGTTTGTCCGCCGAGCCCACGAGTTTGGGACTGTCTGGAACAGCGACCCCAGACCCTGAGCGGAGTAGCAGGGAGACAGCGTCAAACTCGGAGACACCTCAAGCCACTGCGAGCGAGCCAACTGAAGAGACGGAGTCTGTTGATCTCAGACCCTATTCTCTGCCTTCTGTTCGCGAGCTTTTCCGGGTTCTGGTCAATTTCCTGGACCCTCAGGAGCGACAGCACACTGACAATATGAGAGTCATGGCTTTGCGCATCATTCATGTCGCTCTCGAGGTATCTGGGCCCTTCATCTCTCGGCACCCTGCATTGGCTGTTATCGCCGAGGACCGCTTGTGCTGTTACCTCTTTCAGCTGGTGAGATCCGATAACATGGCTATCCTTCAAGAATCTCTCACTGTTGCTGGCACACTACTCGCGACCTGCCGTGGTGTTCTCAAGTTACAGCAAGAGCTGTTCTTGTCTTACTTGGTCACATGCCTCCACCCCAAAATTGAGATTCCTCGGGAACCTGGAATTGAGCCATCTCTGTACTCTGGCATCCCACTGAACCCCAAGCCCAACAGTGGGCGATCGACCCCCGTTCCAGTCGGGGAACGCCAAAAACTTGGCTTGGAAGGGGGCGCCCGCAAACCGGATGCTCGTCAGGCCATGGTTGAGAGTTTAGGAGTGTTGTCGAGAATGCCAACATTCATGGCGGAGCTTTTCATCAACTACGATTGCGACGTTGACCGAGCTGATCTTTGCGAGGATATGATTGGGCTTCTCTCGAGAAATGCTTTGCCGGACTCAGCAACATGGAGTACGACAAGCGTCCCCCCCCTCTGCCTCGATGCCCTGCTGCGATATATCCAGTTCATCGCCGAACGGCTGGTTGATGACCCTGTTACTGATGGTTATCCCGATCCGGCCACTTTGCGGGAGCAGAGGCGGAGAAAgaagatcatcatcaagggaGCAGGCAAGTTCAACGAGAAACCTAAAGCAGGCCTGGGCTACCTGGAGGCGCAAGGCATTATCGAGAATGCCAGTGACCCTGTGGCTGTggccaagttcctcaaggGAACTTCCCGTATCAACAAGAAGGTGCTCGGTGACTTCCTCTCTAAGAGAGGCAATGAGGCCATCCTTGAGGCTTTCCTCGATTCCTTTGACTTCTCTGGTAAGAGAGTGGACGAGGCCTTGAGACAGTTCCTCGAGTCATTCCGCCTGCCTGGAGAAGCGCCTTTGATTTCCACCATCGTCGAGTCCTTCTCGGACAAGTACTGCTCCAATGATACCACAGAAGAAGTTGCAGATAAGGATGCGGTGTACATTCTGACGTATGCCATCATCTTGCTGAACACCGACCAGCACAACCCGAACCTGGACGCCAAGAAGCGCATGACATTGGAGGACTTTTCCAAGAACCTCAGGGGAACAAACAATGGCAAGAATTTTGCTCCAGAATACCTTGAGGTCATCTACGAGTCCATCAAGTCCAACGAAATCATTCTTCCTGACGAACATGACAACAAGCACGCCTTCGACTATGCCTGGAGAGAGTTGCTCCTTAAGACTGAGTCTACTGGAAGCCTGATCATTTGCGATACGAATATTTATGATGCCGACATGTTTGCTACGACTTGGAAGCCAATTGTTTCTACCCTGTCTTATGTTTTCATGTCTGCCACGGACGACGCTGTCTTTGCGCGAATCGTCACTGGATTTGACGAATGCGCACGCATCGCCACTAAGTACCGGAACACCGAAGCCCTCGACCAAATTGTCTATGTCCTGAGCCACATGTCTACTTTGGCAACCGAATCTCCCTTCAACACCTCGCTTAATACCGAAGTCCAAGCTGGGGACGGCAGTGTTATGGTTAGCGAGCTCGCTGTTAAGCTGGGCAGGGACTTCAGAGCCCAGCTTGCGACTCTGGTGCTTTTCCGTGTCGTCACTGATAGCGAAGAGTTGATCCGCAAGAGCTGGAAATAT ATCATTCGCATATGGCTCAATCTGTTCACCAACTCTCTGATACCATCCTTCTCCCCGAGCAGTTTGACAGCCATGCCTCTACCACCCATCCCCTTGCAAACCCCCTCACAGGTCATCGATCGAGTGGCACGAAACGCAGAGACAGGCTTCTTTTCTGCTTTCACTTCGTACATCTCGAGCTATGCCGCCGATGACCCGCCAGAGCCATCCGATGAGGAATTGGAGAGCACGCTTTGCACTATCGATTGCATCAAGTCTTGTAAAATGAATGCGGTATTCGACAACCTTGC TAAACTTGATGCGTCGGTTGCCAAGGCAGTGGTGGAGGCCCTCATCGATCAACTTCCAGAGGACTCTACAACGACGGTGATCAGTGTCAAGCATGAGAGCATGCCTGGATCTCCCACAAACGGTCACGTTCCTCCATCAGGACACCTCAGATACGACCCCAGTGTCACCTACCTTCTGGAATTCTGCACTTTGTTGGCAACCAGGGATGAGGAGTCTATCGAGGATATGGGCAAGGTAGTTTTCGACACGCTCCAAGGCGTCCTTCGTGACTCGGGAGAATACCACGCGATCACGGTGTCCCGAGCTGCGTTCTACgctctcaagctcctcaagacAGGCTAC GATCACGACTTTGTAAATGTTCCTTTCTTGCTCCATACCATCTCAAGCCTACCACAAGATGCACTGGGCAAGAACTCGGATCTGGTGTTGCAGGGCCTTGCGCTTTGCATCGATGAGTCTGGTCCCTTGAGGCGTGAAATGATGACATCGCCCGACTTTTGGGCCATCCTTCGCGCCTTAGCTAAACGGCCTGAAGCAGCCGCGCTGGTATTCGAGATCCTTGAAAAGGGAACTACTGGAACACCACCCGCAATCATGGCCGACAACTATGAGGCGGCAATCTCGTTGCTCAACGATTTTGCTTCTGCTGCCAGCCCCAAGCACCCTGTAATTCAGACACGGAGCCCTCGACCTCAGAGGTCGAACCCACCTAAGCAGGACAAGAAACG CCAAGCGGAAGCTGTTGCGAGAGGGTCCAAGGCTGTCAATATGCTGTACAACATGACGGATCGCATTCCTCATCTTATGCAGCAATCTCAGCTTGAGAGCAGTGAAG CTTGGTCAGCGTACTGGTTGCCAATCTTCCAGGCCTTGACAACGCAATGCGCAAACCCTTGCAGAGATGTTCGACAACTGGCCTTCTCCGCCCTGCAGCGATCTCTTCTTTCACCAGAGCTGACCTGCAGTGACCCGAAGGAATGGACTGCTATCTTCGGCAAGGTTCTATTTCCCTTGATCATCCAACTCCTCAAGCCAGAGGTTTTCTCATCTGACCGAGATGGAATGAGTGAGATGAGAGTCCAGTCCGCCTCCCTTCTTTGCAAAGTGTTCCTCCAGTATCTGGTGCTCCTTTCTGAATGGGATGGCATGCTGGATCTCTGGATTAAGATCATCGAGATTATGGACCGCCTCATGAACAGTGGCCAGGGAGACAGCCTT GAGGAGGCAGTTCGAGAAAACCTTAAGAACGTGTTGTTGTTCATGGCCAGCAGTGGATACCTGGTTTCACCAAACAAGGATTCCTCTAAGGAGGAGCTATGGTCAGAGACTTGGAAGCGCATCGATCGTTTCCTGCCCGACCTTCGTGGCGATCTTGCTCTAGATGAGCCTGCGGTcgaggaaaaggccgagaGGAAGAGTgcggaaaagaaagaagagcaCCAGGAGCAGGCTGAAGAGGGCAGTGAcaaggttgaggagaagggtgaagaggccgaggaagcggaaaagaaagaagagaagaaaggggAGGCAAGCGAGGAGCAGTAA